A single region of the Alosa alosa isolate M-15738 ecotype Scorff River chromosome 6, AALO_Geno_1.1, whole genome shotgun sequence genome encodes:
- the rhbdf1a gene encoding inactive rhomboid protein 1 isoform X3, which translates to MAEPRRDSTSSLQRKKPPWLKLDIPTAQMSLDEPPTFVQPVKRQGFLRSISMPVETSHLPSPPRDLFDPRRAPLQRQSSITQTIKSKRVHFERIHTVPIKGPRAARRSSRSSRRHHSLSRTLLRGTADWFGVSKDGDATQKWQRKSLRHCSMRYGKLKPAVIREMELPSQDNISLTSTETPPPLYVPSSQHGMQKIVDPLARGRAFRMVEEVDGYSVPQTPITPGAASLCSFTSSRSGFGRPQRRRKRESVAKMSFRAAAALVKGRSLRESTATTTTLRRAQRRSFTPASFIEEDVVDFTDELDTSFFARDALMHDEMSVRPAGISKADGHAAQDSDLSKQLDESDMTGSALNKSDLERSHLMLPLERGWRKAKEGAPPPPPKVRLRQEVVSVNGQRRGQRIALPVKKLFAREKRPYGLGMVGKLTNRTYRKRIDSYVKRQIEDMDDHRPFFTYWITFVHLLITILAVCIYGIAPVGFSQHETVDSVLRNKGVYENVKFVQQENFWIGPSSEALIHLGAKFSPCMRRDQEVHDLIEAKRAIERNSACCVRNDRSGCVQTSEEECSSTLAVWVKWPKHPSTPQLEGQDRQYGSVCHQDPRICMEPASVAPHDWPDDITKWPICTRYNTGNHTNLPHIDCTITGRPCCIGTKGRCEITSREYCDFMNGFFHEEATLCSQVHCMDDVCGLLPFLNPEIPDQFYRLWLSLFLHAGILHCLVSVCFQMTILRDLEKLAGWLRISIIYIVSGITGNLASAIFLPYRAEVGPAGSQFGILACLFVELFQSWQILEQPWRAFTKLLCVVLFLFAFGLLPWIDNFAHLAGFVSGFFLSFAFLPYISFGRMDMYRKRCQIIVFLVVFVGLFAGLAVLFYIHPIKCEWCELLTCIPFTDKFCEKYDLNAHIH; encoded by the exons ATGGCTGAACCACGCCGAGACAGCACCAGCAGCCTGCAAAGGAAGAAGCCGCCTTGGCTTAAACTGGACATCCCTACCGCTCAGATGTCTCTTGATGAGCCGCCCACCTTTGTCcag cctgtGAAGCGGCAGGGTTTCCTGCGCAGCATCAGCATGCCGGTGGAGACGTCCCATCTGCCCTCCCCGCCGCGCGACCTGTTTGACCCCCGCCGTGCTCCCCTGCAACGCCAGTCCTCCATCACCCAGACCATCAAGAG TAAGAGGGTGCACTTTGAGCGGATCCACACGGTGCCCATCAAGGGGCCCCGCGCGGCGCGGAGGAGCTCGCGCAGCTCCAGGAGGCACCACTCCCTCTCCCGAACCCTCCTCAG GGGCACGGCGGACTGGTTCGGCGTGAGCAAGGATGGCGACGCCACGCAGAAGTGGCAGCGGAAGAGCCTGCGCCACTGCAGCATGCGCTACGGGAAGCTCAAGCCGGCGGTGATCCGTGAGATGGAGCTGCCCAGCCAGGACAACATCTCCCTCACCAGCACCGAGACGCCGCCGCCACTCTACGTGCCCTCCTCGCAGCATGGCATGCAGAAG ATCGTTGACCCGTTGGCGCGTGGCCGGGCCTTCCgcatggtggaggaggtggacggCTACAGCGTGCCGCAGACTCCCATCACCCCCGGTGCCGCCTCGCTTTGCTCCTTCACCAGCTCGCGCTCGGGCTTCGGCCGCCCACAGCGGCGACGCAAGAGGGAGTCCGTGGCCAAGATGAGCTTCAGGGCTGCCGCAGCACTGGTCAAG gGTCGTTCACTACGGGAGAGCACGGCAACGACGACGACTTTACGTCGGGCCCAGAGGAGAAGTTTCACTCCAGCCAGCTTCATTGAGGAGGATGTGGTGGACTTTACCGATGAGCTGGACACCTCCTTCTTTGCAAGG GACGCGCTCATGCACGACGAGATGTCCGTTCGCCCGGCAGGTATCAGCAAAGCCGACGGCCACGCCGCTCAGGACTCGGATCTGAGCAAACAGCTGGATGAGTCCGACATGACGGGCAGCGCGCTTAACAAGAGTGACCTGGAGAGGAGCCATCTCATGCT ACCTCTGGAGCGCGGCTGGCGTAAGGCCAAAGAGGGAGCTCCGCCGCCACCTCCTAAAGTGCGCTTACGTCAGGAGGTGGTCAGTGTGAACGGTCAGCGTCGGGGCCAGCGCATCGCCCTGCCCGTCAAGAAGCTCTTTGCCCGCGAGAAGCGACCGTACGGCCTGGGCATGGTGGGCAAGCTTACCAACCGCACCTATCGCAAGCGCATTGACAGCTACGTCAAGAGGCAGATAGAGGACATGGATGACCAcag GCCTTTCTTTACGTACTGGATCACGTTTGTGCACCTGCTCATCACTATCCTGGCTGTGTGCATATACGGCATCGCTCCAGTTGGCTTCTCCCAACACGAGACTGTCGATTCT gttttACGAAATAAAGGGGTTTATGAAAATGTCAAGTTTGTGCAACAGGAAAACTTTTGGATTGGACCAAGTTCA GAGGCGCTGATACACCTGGGAGCCAAGTTCTCGCCCTGCATGCGACGGGACCAAGAGGTGCATGACTTGATCGAGGCGAAGCGCGCCATCGAGCGGAACTCAGCTTGCTGTGTGAGAAACGACCGATCGGGCTGTGTGCAGACCTCCGAGGAAGAGTGTTCA agcacATTGGCTGTGTGGGTGAAGTGGCCCAAGCATCCGAGCACCCCGCAACTGGAAGGGCAGGATCGGCAGTATGGCTCAGTCTGCCACCAGgatcc CAGGATATGTATGGAGCCAGCCTCTGTAGCGCCACACGACTGGCCTGATGATATCACCAAGTGGCCC atctgcACCAGGTACAACACGGGTAACCACACCAATCTGCCTCACATCGACTGCACCATTACCGGACGGCCCTGCTGTATCGGCACTAAAGGGAG GTGTGAAATCACTTCCCGAGAGTACTGTGACTTTATGAACGGCTTCTTCCACGAGGAGGCCACCCTCTGCTCTCAA GTGCACTGCATGGATGACGTCTGCGGACTGCTGCCGTTCCTCAACCCTGAGATCCCCGACCAGTTCTACCGGCTGTGGCTCTCGCTCTTCCTGCATGCCGG GATACTGCACTGTCTGGTGTCAGTGTGCTTCCAGATGACCATCCTGAGGGACCTGGAGAAGCTGGCGGGTTGGCTGCGCATATCAATCATTTACATCGTCAGCGGCATCACAGGCAACCTGGCCAGCGCCATCTTCCTTCCCTACAGAGCTGAG gtgggGCCGGCGGGCTCTCAGTTCGGCATCCTGGCCTGCCTGTTCGTGGAGCTCTTCCAGAGCTGGCAGATCCTGGAGCAGCCGTGGCGCGCCTTCACCAAGCTCCTGTGCGTGGTGCTCTTCCTCTTCGCCTTCGGCCTGTTGCCGTGGATCGACAACTTCGCCCACCTGGCCGGCTTCGTCTCGggcttcttcctctccttcgcCTTCCTCCCGTACATCAGTTTCGGCCGCATGGACATGTACCGCAAGCGCTGCCAGATCATTGTCTTCCTGGTGGTGTTCGTGGGCCTGTTCGCCGGCCTTGCGGTGCTCTTCTACATCCACCCTATCAAGTGCGAGTGGTGCGAGCTGCTCACCTGCATTCCCTTCACGGACAAGTTCTGTGAGAAGTATGACCTCAACGCGCACATCCACTGA
- the rhbdf1a gene encoding inactive rhomboid protein 1 isoform X4, which produces MAEPRRDSTSSLQRKKPPWLKLDIPTAQMSLDEPPTFVQPVKRQGFLRSISMPVETSHLPSPPRDLFDPRRAPLQRQSSITQTIKRGTADWFGVSKDGDATQKWQRKSLRHCSMRYGKLKPAVIREMELPSQDNISLTSTETPPPLYVPSSQHGMQKIVDPLARGRAFRMVEEVDGYSVPQTPITPGAASLCSFTSSRSGFGRPQRRRKRESVAKMSFRAAAALVKGRSLRESTATTTTLRRAQRRSFTPASFIEEDVVDFTDELDTSFFARDALMHDEMSVRPAGISKADGHAAQDSDLSKQLDESDMTGSALNKSDLERSHLMLPLERGWRKAKEGAPPPPPKVRLRQEVVSVNGQRRGQRIALPVKKLFAREKRPYGLGMVGKLTNRTYRKRIDSYVKRQIEDMDDHRPFFTYWITFVHLLITILAVCIYGIAPVGFSQHETVDSVLRNKGVYENVKFVQQENFWIGPSSEALIHLGAKFSPCMRRDQEVHDLIEAKRAIERNSACCVRNDRSGCVQTSEEECSSTLAVWVKWPKHPSTPQLEGQDRQYGSVCHQDPRICMEPASVAPHDWPDDITKWPICTRYNTGNHTNLPHIDCTITGRPCCIGTKGRCEITSREYCDFMNGFFHEEATLCSQVHCMDDVCGLLPFLNPEIPDQFYRLWLSLFLHAGILHCLVSVCFQMTILRDLEKLAGWLRISIIYIVSGITGNLASAIFLPYRAEVGPAGSQFGILACLFVELFQSWQILEQPWRAFTKLLCVVLFLFAFGLLPWIDNFAHLAGFVSGFFLSFAFLPYISFGRMDMYRKRCQIIVFLVVFVGLFAGLAVLFYIHPIKCEWCELLTCIPFTDKFCEKYDLNAHIH; this is translated from the exons ATGGCTGAACCACGCCGAGACAGCACCAGCAGCCTGCAAAGGAAGAAGCCGCCTTGGCTTAAACTGGACATCCCTACCGCTCAGATGTCTCTTGATGAGCCGCCCACCTTTGTCcag cctgtGAAGCGGCAGGGTTTCCTGCGCAGCATCAGCATGCCGGTGGAGACGTCCCATCTGCCCTCCCCGCCGCGCGACCTGTTTGACCCCCGCCGTGCTCCCCTGCAACGCCAGTCCTCCATCACCCAGACCATCAAGAG GGGCACGGCGGACTGGTTCGGCGTGAGCAAGGATGGCGACGCCACGCAGAAGTGGCAGCGGAAGAGCCTGCGCCACTGCAGCATGCGCTACGGGAAGCTCAAGCCGGCGGTGATCCGTGAGATGGAGCTGCCCAGCCAGGACAACATCTCCCTCACCAGCACCGAGACGCCGCCGCCACTCTACGTGCCCTCCTCGCAGCATGGCATGCAGAAG ATCGTTGACCCGTTGGCGCGTGGCCGGGCCTTCCgcatggtggaggaggtggacggCTACAGCGTGCCGCAGACTCCCATCACCCCCGGTGCCGCCTCGCTTTGCTCCTTCACCAGCTCGCGCTCGGGCTTCGGCCGCCCACAGCGGCGACGCAAGAGGGAGTCCGTGGCCAAGATGAGCTTCAGGGCTGCCGCAGCACTGGTCAAG gGTCGTTCACTACGGGAGAGCACGGCAACGACGACGACTTTACGTCGGGCCCAGAGGAGAAGTTTCACTCCAGCCAGCTTCATTGAGGAGGATGTGGTGGACTTTACCGATGAGCTGGACACCTCCTTCTTTGCAAGG GACGCGCTCATGCACGACGAGATGTCCGTTCGCCCGGCAGGTATCAGCAAAGCCGACGGCCACGCCGCTCAGGACTCGGATCTGAGCAAACAGCTGGATGAGTCCGACATGACGGGCAGCGCGCTTAACAAGAGTGACCTGGAGAGGAGCCATCTCATGCT ACCTCTGGAGCGCGGCTGGCGTAAGGCCAAAGAGGGAGCTCCGCCGCCACCTCCTAAAGTGCGCTTACGTCAGGAGGTGGTCAGTGTGAACGGTCAGCGTCGGGGCCAGCGCATCGCCCTGCCCGTCAAGAAGCTCTTTGCCCGCGAGAAGCGACCGTACGGCCTGGGCATGGTGGGCAAGCTTACCAACCGCACCTATCGCAAGCGCATTGACAGCTACGTCAAGAGGCAGATAGAGGACATGGATGACCAcag GCCTTTCTTTACGTACTGGATCACGTTTGTGCACCTGCTCATCACTATCCTGGCTGTGTGCATATACGGCATCGCTCCAGTTGGCTTCTCCCAACACGAGACTGTCGATTCT gttttACGAAATAAAGGGGTTTATGAAAATGTCAAGTTTGTGCAACAGGAAAACTTTTGGATTGGACCAAGTTCA GAGGCGCTGATACACCTGGGAGCCAAGTTCTCGCCCTGCATGCGACGGGACCAAGAGGTGCATGACTTGATCGAGGCGAAGCGCGCCATCGAGCGGAACTCAGCTTGCTGTGTGAGAAACGACCGATCGGGCTGTGTGCAGACCTCCGAGGAAGAGTGTTCA agcacATTGGCTGTGTGGGTGAAGTGGCCCAAGCATCCGAGCACCCCGCAACTGGAAGGGCAGGATCGGCAGTATGGCTCAGTCTGCCACCAGgatcc CAGGATATGTATGGAGCCAGCCTCTGTAGCGCCACACGACTGGCCTGATGATATCACCAAGTGGCCC atctgcACCAGGTACAACACGGGTAACCACACCAATCTGCCTCACATCGACTGCACCATTACCGGACGGCCCTGCTGTATCGGCACTAAAGGGAG GTGTGAAATCACTTCCCGAGAGTACTGTGACTTTATGAACGGCTTCTTCCACGAGGAGGCCACCCTCTGCTCTCAA GTGCACTGCATGGATGACGTCTGCGGACTGCTGCCGTTCCTCAACCCTGAGATCCCCGACCAGTTCTACCGGCTGTGGCTCTCGCTCTTCCTGCATGCCGG GATACTGCACTGTCTGGTGTCAGTGTGCTTCCAGATGACCATCCTGAGGGACCTGGAGAAGCTGGCGGGTTGGCTGCGCATATCAATCATTTACATCGTCAGCGGCATCACAGGCAACCTGGCCAGCGCCATCTTCCTTCCCTACAGAGCTGAG gtgggGCCGGCGGGCTCTCAGTTCGGCATCCTGGCCTGCCTGTTCGTGGAGCTCTTCCAGAGCTGGCAGATCCTGGAGCAGCCGTGGCGCGCCTTCACCAAGCTCCTGTGCGTGGTGCTCTTCCTCTTCGCCTTCGGCCTGTTGCCGTGGATCGACAACTTCGCCCACCTGGCCGGCTTCGTCTCGggcttcttcctctccttcgcCTTCCTCCCGTACATCAGTTTCGGCCGCATGGACATGTACCGCAAGCGCTGCCAGATCATTGTCTTCCTGGTGGTGTTCGTGGGCCTGTTCGCCGGCCTTGCGGTGCTCTTCTACATCCACCCTATCAAGTGCGAGTGGTGCGAGCTGCTCACCTGCATTCCCTTCACGGACAAGTTCTGTGAGAAGTATGACCTCAACGCGCACATCCACTGA
- the rhbdf1a gene encoding inactive rhomboid protein 1 isoform X2: MAEPRRDSTSSLQRKKPPWLKLDIPTAQMSLDEPPTFVQPVKRQGFLRSISMPVETSHLPSPPRDLFDPRRAPLQRQSSITQTIKSSKRVHFERIHTVPIKGPRAARRSSRSSRRHHSLSRTLLRGTADWFGVSKDGDATQKWQRKSLRHCSMRYGKLKPAVIREMELPSQDNISLTSTETPPPLYVPSSQHGMQKIVDPLARGRAFRMVEEVDGYSVPQTPITPGAASLCSFTSSRSGFGRPQRRRKRESVAKMSFRAAAALVKGRSLRESTATTTTLRRAQRRSFTPASFIEEDVVDFTDELDTSFFARDALMHDEMSVRPAGISKADGHAAQDSDLSKQLDESDMTGSALNKSDLERSHLMLPLERGWRKAKEGAPPPPPKVRLRQEVVSVNGQRRGQRIALPVKKLFAREKRPYGLGMVGKLTNRTYRKRIDSYVKRQIEDMDDHRPFFTYWITFVHLLITILAVCIYGIAPVGFSQHETVDSVLRNKGVYENVKFVQQENFWIGPSSEALIHLGAKFSPCMRRDQEVHDLIEAKRAIERNSACCVRNDRSGCVQTSEEECSSTLAVWVKWPKHPSTPQLEGQDRQYGSVCHQDPRICMEPASVAPHDWPDDITKWPICTRYNTGNHTNLPHIDCTITGRPCCIGTKGRCEITSREYCDFMNGFFHEEATLCSQVHCMDDVCGLLPFLNPEIPDQFYRLWLSLFLHAGILHCLVSVCFQMTILRDLEKLAGWLRISIIYIVSGITGNLASAIFLPYRAEVGPAGSQFGILACLFVELFQSWQILEQPWRAFTKLLCVVLFLFAFGLLPWIDNFAHLAGFVSGFFLSFAFLPYISFGRMDMYRKRCQIIVFLVVFVGLFAGLAVLFYIHPIKCEWCELLTCIPFTDKFCEKYDLNAHIH, translated from the exons ATGGCTGAACCACGCCGAGACAGCACCAGCAGCCTGCAAAGGAAGAAGCCGCCTTGGCTTAAACTGGACATCCCTACCGCTCAGATGTCTCTTGATGAGCCGCCCACCTTTGTCcag cctgtGAAGCGGCAGGGTTTCCTGCGCAGCATCAGCATGCCGGTGGAGACGTCCCATCTGCCCTCCCCGCCGCGCGACCTGTTTGACCCCCGCCGTGCTCCCCTGCAACGCCAGTCCTCCATCACCCAGACCATCAAGAG CAGTAAGAGGGTGCACTTTGAGCGGATCCACACGGTGCCCATCAAGGGGCCCCGCGCGGCGCGGAGGAGCTCGCGCAGCTCCAGGAGGCACCACTCCCTCTCCCGAACCCTCCTCAG GGGCACGGCGGACTGGTTCGGCGTGAGCAAGGATGGCGACGCCACGCAGAAGTGGCAGCGGAAGAGCCTGCGCCACTGCAGCATGCGCTACGGGAAGCTCAAGCCGGCGGTGATCCGTGAGATGGAGCTGCCCAGCCAGGACAACATCTCCCTCACCAGCACCGAGACGCCGCCGCCACTCTACGTGCCCTCCTCGCAGCATGGCATGCAGAAG ATCGTTGACCCGTTGGCGCGTGGCCGGGCCTTCCgcatggtggaggaggtggacggCTACAGCGTGCCGCAGACTCCCATCACCCCCGGTGCCGCCTCGCTTTGCTCCTTCACCAGCTCGCGCTCGGGCTTCGGCCGCCCACAGCGGCGACGCAAGAGGGAGTCCGTGGCCAAGATGAGCTTCAGGGCTGCCGCAGCACTGGTCAAG gGTCGTTCACTACGGGAGAGCACGGCAACGACGACGACTTTACGTCGGGCCCAGAGGAGAAGTTTCACTCCAGCCAGCTTCATTGAGGAGGATGTGGTGGACTTTACCGATGAGCTGGACACCTCCTTCTTTGCAAGG GACGCGCTCATGCACGACGAGATGTCCGTTCGCCCGGCAGGTATCAGCAAAGCCGACGGCCACGCCGCTCAGGACTCGGATCTGAGCAAACAGCTGGATGAGTCCGACATGACGGGCAGCGCGCTTAACAAGAGTGACCTGGAGAGGAGCCATCTCATGCT ACCTCTGGAGCGCGGCTGGCGTAAGGCCAAAGAGGGAGCTCCGCCGCCACCTCCTAAAGTGCGCTTACGTCAGGAGGTGGTCAGTGTGAACGGTCAGCGTCGGGGCCAGCGCATCGCCCTGCCCGTCAAGAAGCTCTTTGCCCGCGAGAAGCGACCGTACGGCCTGGGCATGGTGGGCAAGCTTACCAACCGCACCTATCGCAAGCGCATTGACAGCTACGTCAAGAGGCAGATAGAGGACATGGATGACCAcag GCCTTTCTTTACGTACTGGATCACGTTTGTGCACCTGCTCATCACTATCCTGGCTGTGTGCATATACGGCATCGCTCCAGTTGGCTTCTCCCAACACGAGACTGTCGATTCT gttttACGAAATAAAGGGGTTTATGAAAATGTCAAGTTTGTGCAACAGGAAAACTTTTGGATTGGACCAAGTTCA GAGGCGCTGATACACCTGGGAGCCAAGTTCTCGCCCTGCATGCGACGGGACCAAGAGGTGCATGACTTGATCGAGGCGAAGCGCGCCATCGAGCGGAACTCAGCTTGCTGTGTGAGAAACGACCGATCGGGCTGTGTGCAGACCTCCGAGGAAGAGTGTTCA agcacATTGGCTGTGTGGGTGAAGTGGCCCAAGCATCCGAGCACCCCGCAACTGGAAGGGCAGGATCGGCAGTATGGCTCAGTCTGCCACCAGgatcccag GATATGTATGGAGCCAGCCTCTGTAGCGCCACACGACTGGCCTGATGATATCACCAAGTGGCCC atctgcACCAGGTACAACACGGGTAACCACACCAATCTGCCTCACATCGACTGCACCATTACCGGACGGCCCTGCTGTATCGGCACTAAAGGGAG GTGTGAAATCACTTCCCGAGAGTACTGTGACTTTATGAACGGCTTCTTCCACGAGGAGGCCACCCTCTGCTCTCAA GTGCACTGCATGGATGACGTCTGCGGACTGCTGCCGTTCCTCAACCCTGAGATCCCCGACCAGTTCTACCGGCTGTGGCTCTCGCTCTTCCTGCATGCCGG GATACTGCACTGTCTGGTGTCAGTGTGCTTCCAGATGACCATCCTGAGGGACCTGGAGAAGCTGGCGGGTTGGCTGCGCATATCAATCATTTACATCGTCAGCGGCATCACAGGCAACCTGGCCAGCGCCATCTTCCTTCCCTACAGAGCTGAG gtgggGCCGGCGGGCTCTCAGTTCGGCATCCTGGCCTGCCTGTTCGTGGAGCTCTTCCAGAGCTGGCAGATCCTGGAGCAGCCGTGGCGCGCCTTCACCAAGCTCCTGTGCGTGGTGCTCTTCCTCTTCGCCTTCGGCCTGTTGCCGTGGATCGACAACTTCGCCCACCTGGCCGGCTTCGTCTCGggcttcttcctctccttcgcCTTCCTCCCGTACATCAGTTTCGGCCGCATGGACATGTACCGCAAGCGCTGCCAGATCATTGTCTTCCTGGTGGTGTTCGTGGGCCTGTTCGCCGGCCTTGCGGTGCTCTTCTACATCCACCCTATCAAGTGCGAGTGGTGCGAGCTGCTCACCTGCATTCCCTTCACGGACAAGTTCTGTGAGAAGTATGACCTCAACGCGCACATCCACTGA
- the rhbdf1a gene encoding inactive rhomboid protein 1 isoform X1 — protein sequence MAEPRRDSTSSLQRKKPPWLKLDIPTAQMSLDEPPTFVQPVKRQGFLRSISMPVETSHLPSPPRDLFDPRRAPLQRQSSITQTIKSSKRVHFERIHTVPIKGPRAARRSSRSSRRHHSLSRTLLRGTADWFGVSKDGDATQKWQRKSLRHCSMRYGKLKPAVIREMELPSQDNISLTSTETPPPLYVPSSQHGMQKIVDPLARGRAFRMVEEVDGYSVPQTPITPGAASLCSFTSSRSGFGRPQRRRKRESVAKMSFRAAAALVKGRSLRESTATTTTLRRAQRRSFTPASFIEEDVVDFTDELDTSFFARDALMHDEMSVRPAGISKADGHAAQDSDLSKQLDESDMTGSALNKSDLERSHLMLPLERGWRKAKEGAPPPPPKVRLRQEVVSVNGQRRGQRIALPVKKLFAREKRPYGLGMVGKLTNRTYRKRIDSYVKRQIEDMDDHRPFFTYWITFVHLLITILAVCIYGIAPVGFSQHETVDSVLRNKGVYENVKFVQQENFWIGPSSEALIHLGAKFSPCMRRDQEVHDLIEAKRAIERNSACCVRNDRSGCVQTSEEECSSTLAVWVKWPKHPSTPQLEGQDRQYGSVCHQDPRICMEPASVAPHDWPDDITKWPICTRYNTGNHTNLPHIDCTITGRPCCIGTKGRCEITSREYCDFMNGFFHEEATLCSQVHCMDDVCGLLPFLNPEIPDQFYRLWLSLFLHAGILHCLVSVCFQMTILRDLEKLAGWLRISIIYIVSGITGNLASAIFLPYRAEVGPAGSQFGILACLFVELFQSWQILEQPWRAFTKLLCVVLFLFAFGLLPWIDNFAHLAGFVSGFFLSFAFLPYISFGRMDMYRKRCQIIVFLVVFVGLFAGLAVLFYIHPIKCEWCELLTCIPFTDKFCEKYDLNAHIH from the exons ATGGCTGAACCACGCCGAGACAGCACCAGCAGCCTGCAAAGGAAGAAGCCGCCTTGGCTTAAACTGGACATCCCTACCGCTCAGATGTCTCTTGATGAGCCGCCCACCTTTGTCcag cctgtGAAGCGGCAGGGTTTCCTGCGCAGCATCAGCATGCCGGTGGAGACGTCCCATCTGCCCTCCCCGCCGCGCGACCTGTTTGACCCCCGCCGTGCTCCCCTGCAACGCCAGTCCTCCATCACCCAGACCATCAAGAG CAGTAAGAGGGTGCACTTTGAGCGGATCCACACGGTGCCCATCAAGGGGCCCCGCGCGGCGCGGAGGAGCTCGCGCAGCTCCAGGAGGCACCACTCCCTCTCCCGAACCCTCCTCAG GGGCACGGCGGACTGGTTCGGCGTGAGCAAGGATGGCGACGCCACGCAGAAGTGGCAGCGGAAGAGCCTGCGCCACTGCAGCATGCGCTACGGGAAGCTCAAGCCGGCGGTGATCCGTGAGATGGAGCTGCCCAGCCAGGACAACATCTCCCTCACCAGCACCGAGACGCCGCCGCCACTCTACGTGCCCTCCTCGCAGCATGGCATGCAGAAG ATCGTTGACCCGTTGGCGCGTGGCCGGGCCTTCCgcatggtggaggaggtggacggCTACAGCGTGCCGCAGACTCCCATCACCCCCGGTGCCGCCTCGCTTTGCTCCTTCACCAGCTCGCGCTCGGGCTTCGGCCGCCCACAGCGGCGACGCAAGAGGGAGTCCGTGGCCAAGATGAGCTTCAGGGCTGCCGCAGCACTGGTCAAG gGTCGTTCACTACGGGAGAGCACGGCAACGACGACGACTTTACGTCGGGCCCAGAGGAGAAGTTTCACTCCAGCCAGCTTCATTGAGGAGGATGTGGTGGACTTTACCGATGAGCTGGACACCTCCTTCTTTGCAAGG GACGCGCTCATGCACGACGAGATGTCCGTTCGCCCGGCAGGTATCAGCAAAGCCGACGGCCACGCCGCTCAGGACTCGGATCTGAGCAAACAGCTGGATGAGTCCGACATGACGGGCAGCGCGCTTAACAAGAGTGACCTGGAGAGGAGCCATCTCATGCT ACCTCTGGAGCGCGGCTGGCGTAAGGCCAAAGAGGGAGCTCCGCCGCCACCTCCTAAAGTGCGCTTACGTCAGGAGGTGGTCAGTGTGAACGGTCAGCGTCGGGGCCAGCGCATCGCCCTGCCCGTCAAGAAGCTCTTTGCCCGCGAGAAGCGACCGTACGGCCTGGGCATGGTGGGCAAGCTTACCAACCGCACCTATCGCAAGCGCATTGACAGCTACGTCAAGAGGCAGATAGAGGACATGGATGACCAcag GCCTTTCTTTACGTACTGGATCACGTTTGTGCACCTGCTCATCACTATCCTGGCTGTGTGCATATACGGCATCGCTCCAGTTGGCTTCTCCCAACACGAGACTGTCGATTCT gttttACGAAATAAAGGGGTTTATGAAAATGTCAAGTTTGTGCAACAGGAAAACTTTTGGATTGGACCAAGTTCA GAGGCGCTGATACACCTGGGAGCCAAGTTCTCGCCCTGCATGCGACGGGACCAAGAGGTGCATGACTTGATCGAGGCGAAGCGCGCCATCGAGCGGAACTCAGCTTGCTGTGTGAGAAACGACCGATCGGGCTGTGTGCAGACCTCCGAGGAAGAGTGTTCA agcacATTGGCTGTGTGGGTGAAGTGGCCCAAGCATCCGAGCACCCCGCAACTGGAAGGGCAGGATCGGCAGTATGGCTCAGTCTGCCACCAGgatcc CAGGATATGTATGGAGCCAGCCTCTGTAGCGCCACACGACTGGCCTGATGATATCACCAAGTGGCCC atctgcACCAGGTACAACACGGGTAACCACACCAATCTGCCTCACATCGACTGCACCATTACCGGACGGCCCTGCTGTATCGGCACTAAAGGGAG GTGTGAAATCACTTCCCGAGAGTACTGTGACTTTATGAACGGCTTCTTCCACGAGGAGGCCACCCTCTGCTCTCAA GTGCACTGCATGGATGACGTCTGCGGACTGCTGCCGTTCCTCAACCCTGAGATCCCCGACCAGTTCTACCGGCTGTGGCTCTCGCTCTTCCTGCATGCCGG GATACTGCACTGTCTGGTGTCAGTGTGCTTCCAGATGACCATCCTGAGGGACCTGGAGAAGCTGGCGGGTTGGCTGCGCATATCAATCATTTACATCGTCAGCGGCATCACAGGCAACCTGGCCAGCGCCATCTTCCTTCCCTACAGAGCTGAG gtgggGCCGGCGGGCTCTCAGTTCGGCATCCTGGCCTGCCTGTTCGTGGAGCTCTTCCAGAGCTGGCAGATCCTGGAGCAGCCGTGGCGCGCCTTCACCAAGCTCCTGTGCGTGGTGCTCTTCCTCTTCGCCTTCGGCCTGTTGCCGTGGATCGACAACTTCGCCCACCTGGCCGGCTTCGTCTCGggcttcttcctctccttcgcCTTCCTCCCGTACATCAGTTTCGGCCGCATGGACATGTACCGCAAGCGCTGCCAGATCATTGTCTTCCTGGTGGTGTTCGTGGGCCTGTTCGCCGGCCTTGCGGTGCTCTTCTACATCCACCCTATCAAGTGCGAGTGGTGCGAGCTGCTCACCTGCATTCCCTTCACGGACAAGTTCTGTGAGAAGTATGACCTCAACGCGCACATCCACTGA